A single window of Dendropsophus ebraccatus isolate aDenEbr1 chromosome 5, aDenEbr1.pat, whole genome shotgun sequence DNA harbors:
- the APOBEC2 gene encoding C->U-editing enzyme APOBEC-2, which yields MAQKNNAKIPKPNKNEDVPKDPPESSEVPAEENGEKKKLEELPPFEVVEGSRIPASSFMFQFKNVEYSSGRNKTLLCYTIERGEGQVFRGYLEDEHASAHAEEAFFSNVLPQFLSSGPVSVTCYVSSSPCVNCAAAIARCLRRSKTLKLRLVVARLFQWEESEIRGALRGIGSAGCQLRMMKSADYLHVWQNFVEPDVVLNEEGESEQKSEQGAFIPWEDLEENSKYYEEKLAEIMR from the exons atggcccaaaaaaataATGCCAAAATACCAAAGCCTAATAAAAATGAAGACGTACCTAAAGATCCTCCCGAGAGTTCAGAGGTCCCAGCAGAAGAGAATGGTGAAAAGAAAAAACTGGAAGAGCTGCCCCCCTTTGAAGTAGTGGAAGG GAGCCGCATCCCCGCTTCTTCCTTTATGTTCCAGTTTAAGAATGTGGAGTATAGTTCTGGGCGAAATAAGACTTTGTTATGCTACACTATAGAGCGAGGAGAAGGCCAGGTGTTTCGCGGCTACTTGGAAGACGAGCATGCCTCGGCCCACGCAGAAGAGGCCTTCTTCTCCAATGTCCTGCCGCAGTTCCTCTCTTCTGGCCCTGTCAGCGTCACCTGTTATGTCTCATCCAGCCCTTGTGTAAATTGCGCGGCCGCTATTGCTCGTTGCTTGCGGCGAAGTAAGACATTGAAACTACGTTTAGTAGTCGCTCGGCTTTTCCAATGGGAAGAATCTGAAATCCGAGGTGCCTTACGGGGTATAGGCTCTGCCGGCTGCCAACTCCGGATGATGAAGAGCGCTGATTATTTGCATGTATGGCAGAATTTTGTAGAGCCAGATGTAGTTCTGAATGAAGAAGGAGAAAGCGAGCAAAAGAGCGAACAAGGAGCCTTTATTCCCTGGGAGGATTTAGAAGAAAACTCTAAATATTATGAGGAGAAGTTGGCAGAAATTATGAGATAA